A segment of the Trifolium pratense cultivar HEN17-A07 linkage group LG7, ARS_RC_1.1, whole genome shotgun sequence genome:
tatatatctatatgcatgcttggtttttattgaatccgctgttgcttttcatgttaaacttcatgacgctctgtgtgtatgcttgtgctttaattaccgcgtggcactctgcctttacacttgttaaaaagtttttaatattacgtttttaagggtagtatgggttagggtgttacagcCGCCGCCTGTTGGTTGGGTTAAATTGAATTCAGATGGAGCTTGTAAGCATGATGGGAGCGCTGGTTGTGGTAGAATTATAAGAGGCAGTGATGGTGAGTGGTTGGGAGGTTTTGCTAAGAATCTTGGAATTTGTAGCGCGTATGTGGCGGAGCAATGGGGAGTTTATGCAGGGTTTCGTCTTGCTAGAAGGCTGGGTTTTAAAGCTGTTGAGTTAAATGTTGACTCTTTATTAGTGGCTAATGTTCTAAATAGTAACCAATGTAGTAGTCGTGCGTTGGTAGCTAAAATTAGATCTTTGATAGCAATGGATTGGGAGGTGGTAGTGAAGCATTCTTACAGGGAAGCTAACCGGTGCGCTGATGCATTAGCTAGCTATGGGGCTACCTTGGAGGATGGATTTTGTTTCTATGAGACTTGTCCGGCTCATCTTAGTCAATTGCTTGTAGCTGATGTTATGGGGATTTCTGTGCCCCGGTTAGTTATTGTGTAGTTTCTCCATTTCTCGAGCTTTTGCCCTctttgtaataataaaaaaatatattaaatttaagtggttaatgataaaaaccaaaaagaaaaatttatcgCTTGTATTGTATGACATCACCATCTTTTTAGCAAAACTTGGTGACATTTCAAATCTAAGTATAGAAAAATGGAaaagctaacatgtgcccttaaagCCCTTGTTAGTGTATAAAAATAGAagttttgtattgaaaattgtgCATTTTATCACTTTAAAAGTCAAATATTGTTTTATCCAAGACTTAATTACTATCTCAAGTATACTTAATGTGTGCCCTTAGGACACATGTTAGCATGACGCTGAAAAAATTTGGTGATCCTAAACGAAAACGGCTATTATAGGGCTAGGTGTTAGTAGCGCTTCTtcaaataagaaaatattaaaaggTCCACATAACACATTCAAATTCAATCACAAGTTACTAGAATACaatgaatattataaaaaataagggGGTTACTTTTGCCGCCCTACTGGTTACTCAAAcaatgtccgctacttaagtagcggacggctttttttcccaaaatttctgatttttacacatccgttacttaagtagcggatgtgtaaaaatagggcgcgtgAGTAACGGATGGAAGTTCTTCTTCTTGGTTGTGCTGGGTAGTGGAGTGAATGCAGAATGATAACTACCCTCTCCATTCCCAGCCATTTTCATACAGCCCAAGCTAATGGTATCTTAATATTACAATTACAAGGCACATTTAATCACAGAAATTGAAGTTTGAATCTATACTAGATGCTGCAGTTCTTATAATCAGTGTACTGTTTATTTATTCAAGTTTGGTTAAGTCAAGTTGTAAGTAGTAgcttgtaaataaaaaaaaaaaataggcgtGTTTCCAAATCTTGCTACTGTACCTGAATGAAAGATCCTTGCGTGGCAGCATCTTTCTTTCCAACGGCAAAACAGAGTTAGGGAGACGGAGGTGATGTGAGAGCGAGGGAGACAGGTGTTGAGAGCAATAATTTAGGCGTCTTCCTGGGTTGGGGGTTTTAGGGATTTTACTAGGTCGAAACACGAGGAAGATGGAGGTGGTGTGAACGAAGAGAGTTTGGTGACAAGGTTAAGAGTTTACACTGAAACTAtcaaaatgccatatttatttCTCAAACATGTTTTCAAGTTAAAGAAGTGTTtcaataataaaattgaaagatgCAGCAACATGATGATTCCCATTATGGTTTacccaaacaaaataaaaaacattccTAGTGTTATAGTTACCTTACTTCAACACAGTCAAAGAAACTAAGTTGCAAGGGCCTTGAAATCATGCCCTGATACAACAATCAGAAGTTCACCTTGCCTGCATATTCAACATGTCTCTATTTTCCTATTTAAATATGAAGATCTTATGaaattgtaaaaattaaaaacatccaGAATCTACCAAGAATCATAAAACTGAACTAACATATTCAAACATGAAAAGAGAAACCTTTAAGAAACATGATATGAAAAAATCTTAAACAAAGATGTTTGGACTCCTTTAGGAACCAGTAAAGAAACAATCTCTAGTTGTTGATTAAGTGTCAGTCCCTAAAATCATCATTGGTTATTTTTGGAGGCAAACCCTTACCTTGTTTTCATGAGCCCCTAGAACCACATTGAAATCACCtacaaaactttgtttgatgacaAAACTATGCTTCAAAAAATGACAAGCATATTTGTCATCAATTATCCAATCAACTACTAGTTTTGAAAgacattgttgatttttttcgAATTAGTGGACTAAAAATGAAGTATCCAATCAACGTCTCAGATGGTGCACGTGCACCTAACAATGAGTATATCCAACAGTTAATTGAGaaaatgggaaaaaaaatatatgaatgaaaagaaaaaacagttgttattatatatttacaaAATTGAGAATCTTCAGCTTAAAGGGAACAGATTGTAATAAGTGGTGGATGCATTTCTGGATTACAAATGAAAACGCAAGCTTATTACAAGACTATTATTGGCTAGGGAGTTGCAGCGAAAAATGAGAACCCTGAACTACAAATACAGGAGGAACTTACAAACAAGATTTGGAAGGgtagaagaaaaacaaaactggGTTTATACACAACTCTAGACATGAAACTGCAAATATTCTCCAGGATTCAAAGGTACAACAGTATCTGGAAAATCGGATCTTTGGCCAGCAAGAGAGTAGTATGCAAGAATATGAGCTGGATGATCAACAACAACCATAGGCTCATTGATATTATTATTGATAGCAACGCATCTAGAAGGAATCAACTCAATATTCCAAAAGGGGCGAGCCATCGCCAAAAGATCACGTCCAGATGGAGATGCACCATACCCTTGAACCCACAAGTACCTAAGAGAAGACAATTGTGTTGCAGCAACAGCGAGTGCATGCTCACTGAAAAAGGAACACCCTCTCATTTCAAGTTTCTGAAGATTAGGACAGCCCTTTGCGAATTCCAAAAGACCTGCATCAGTTTGCCCCACGTAACCTAATAGCATCCACCTCACATTTTGACTGTATTGCCCAATGTAACCAAGACCAACATCAGTCAAACCACCACGCCGCAGATATAGTGCAAACCTTTTAAGCTTGTCACACCCTGTCAGCAAAGCCCTCACCCCGTTATCAAGCGGCAGATCAGATATTTTCTCTTCATGATCAAGCAATACAAGACGAAAATCACAAAGATTCTTCAAGTGAGTGCCAATATGTTCCAGAGATGCATTTGTAATATCGGACACGTAAACAGCCATATATTCAAGTTCTGTACAGCCCTGTGATAAAGCAATTAGTCCTCTGTGGGAAACAGAACCATCTACATCCTCCATTCCTTGATCATCATCACCTCGTTCAATCCTAAGTCTTTTTAACTTCTTACAACAGTTACCAAGAACCGTCAATCCTCTATCTCCAATTACATTCCTTGTCTGTTCATAAAGGAAGATATTAGTTCATAGTAAGAGACTAAGTATATATTAATGTATCCAATCATGAATAAAACTCAACCATATATACAAGACATGAATGatcaatattttgaaatttaccTCAAGGACTTCTAAATTTGGGCACTTTTGGATCAACATACAATGATCCTCTGTATCTAGCAAAGCATAGAGGAGATCCAATTTTTTCAGTGCAGCTGCATACGTGAACGCTATTGGCAACTCATTCTTCCCAATATACGTTAGACCCAATCGACATAACTTTGCTGGTAAAGATACAGCAGTGTATCTTTCAGATTCCTCATTGTAGGTGCCTCCAGAAAATTCTTCCAGAGCAGTTGCATTGCGGAAAAAGTTCACAAGATCCAAGATTTCACAATCAGTAATTTTCACAGACACCAAGTTtgggcaatttttggctaagaGCTCGAGGTCCTGAACTTTGACATGAACAATATCAGTCAAGTAAAAATTTAGAGACTCAAGAACCGTATTATTCAAAGCAAGCTCATGTAGCCATTCGCCATCGTTTTCCACAATTGTACTTTCCTCCAGAAGAAAAACTTTTAAGTTCCtgccaaaaaccaaaattttacGGTTACAGCCACAATAACCGATAACTGCAGACATAAACTTACGTAAAACAATGTCTCAGATCAATGTACTTAAAAAGATTATACTACATAAGAATTTGTTTACCATAccaaattttattcataaaacACGGGAAAAGGATGATGAAAAGTTATAGGTATATTTATCCCTTGTGAATCATAAAGTATGGGAATTATTCTATTtattatagataaaaaaaattacaatgaattATGTGATTATGTTCCTCACAACCAAATACTGCCTTATGATATGTTAAAATATTGTATCCTACATGTCAAAAGAAATTGGTCAACAAGGTTTTAGTGAATAAATGTATAAACTTGCTCCATAATGATCAATCATTACAAAGTTTGGAAGTGGTTATGTAGTTGAATGAAGGGGTTCAGGTATTCTCTAAATCAAGGGATTTCATTTGCAGGCAACAGCAGGGAATGTATCATCAAGGAATACTTCCTTTGATTAAGTTGTATCTGAGCTAGCTGGGAGCACATGTCTCTTGTTTAATTGCAGGTCACTTTCTGGATGTCGAAGGAGTTTTGGTGGCTTGGAGCGAGATCCTAATAGGTCGTAAGTTCTGCTCCTTCTGAACTAGCTTGTTATATATCATGGTGAAAATTCTTATCAGCTACTGAATGGTTGGGTTTGTTCTATATTGTACCTTTCAGTTAGCTGTATACTCAGATCATGTAAGTCATTTAGTGTGTGTGATCAGGGTGGAATTTTTCTGTATCTTGATTGTTTTGGCCTATCTTATGCCtcttaaatttaataaattcttttgacctttttcaaaaaataaactacaaaGTTTATCAATATATGGCAAATTTCTTAACCAAGAAACAAGCCTACCCTGTAatgaaatattttgaaaaaccatcagaaaaataacaataacataCTCCCTCCTGTTTCATGTATAAGTcaaaattgactttttagattcatcgaaAAAGTAATGTATCAGATGTGACTAGATATATTATTGTTTCaggataattattttttcaatgaatctaaaaagtcaattttaGATTATATAAGACCGGAGGAAGTACATTAGAACTATAATTAGAAATAGCAAAGTACgtagttaaaaaaagaaaaagaaaaaaggaactACAACAGGAAAACAAGACACAACACTTGGCATTAAACATTGAAAACTCAAAAAGCAGTTCAATTTTTGAAAACATTCAGTTCAATTATACCTGCAAAAGCGAGCAATAAAGCCAAGACCATGAGTAGAAAAGCCAGAACACTTATCAAGCTTAAGAGACTGAAGCACATGACCACGTGTATGAGCAAGAATCTTAAGATCGGAATCTTGAACAATCATACGACGAAAGTGAAGATTCTTTAAACAATCAAAATACTGAGAAATTTCTTTAATCCAAGGCGTAACATGACCACCCCAATCTTCAGGAATCAAATTGAACATCGCAGCTCTAGGTTTCCCCTTCAGTTTCAGCGATTCAAGATGCGGAAACCTACGCCGGAGACGCCACGGCGTCGTGGTGTAACACAGAGCAATCGTCACGTGTTTCCGAGTTGATGAGTCGAGTTCGTACCATCGCCGACACACTTGAGAAACCGCGTCACGGTCTTTTGGATCGTCGATGTATGGTATTACACAGTCTAAGACTACATCCACGACGCGGTTTTGTTTCACGCTCCGATCTTCTTCCGTCATGGATCTGCCggaaaatttaaaaagtagatGAATTTGAGAGAGTTAGTTGCGTTAGTGTGTGATGTAAGAAAATTGGACGGTTATGATTGAAGAGTGAAGTATGAAAGAAAATTGGACGGTGACGATGGAGATGATAGTGGAAGGGATTAAGATTTAGATTGGATGAGGAAGAGATGAGACGGTTGGAAAGGATAGAGGCGCGGAAAAGGTGCGGAGTAATTGGTGAAGTAGCGGagaaaggaaagggaaaaaGGATGaggattgaagatgaagatgaagatgaagatagTGTAGTGtgtgatatttttgttttgttttgttttggttggGGAGAGAAAATGGTGGGGACGatgaaaagaaaggaaagaGAATGGTGGAAACGACAAAACTTGTCCCGGACTTTATTGGTTAATGGTTACGTGGACTGATGTGACACGTCACCTTTTCTGTTATTTAATACTGGTGGTAAGTATTACAGTCGTATTTATTCGAGATTCAACGCCTTTGGTGATAACTGGTAATGTGTGcgatgaaaatgaaaagaaaaaaaaaataaaattgattttgagatacttgatttatgtttgaatacaATAATGCAGAATTGATTGTTGTCAATTTATGTTGTTTgaataattttgaataaaattgtttttgagTGTATAATTACTAAAATGGGCATAGATAAAAATTATACATCATTATAATACTTgttaaaacataaattaaattggCATAATACTAAATATGAATTTAAAGTGCAATATTATAgtactaaaatattattatgacgctaatttatgaagaaaaaaaatcagtagAGGATAGTGAAGGGTTCTCGATAGAAAAACTGAAAGACATGAGTATTGATGTTGATGAGATACAAAACAGagtgttgataaaaaaaaatcaaagagggCAGTTAAGGAAATAATAAAGGAGTTTGTATGTCATAAATGTAGAATTGATTCTCCCCACCATAAAAACTAGAAATTGTGACTTCAACTAGAATTGATTTTACTCACCTTAGAATGGATTTTGGAGAATAgccaaacacttttttttttttttttcattttcaaggTAGAATGGATTCTAGGGTGTGTAGAATGGAAACCAAACACACGgcttttatttatcttctttttttttctcgcTAAACCGGAGGTCGTTAGACCGGATTACATAAGGATTATGCGGTTAAAATGAATACTAGCTAAGTCTTGCCATAAGAGGTTAACACAACCCGGTGGCGGACTACTAAGATAATGAATACACGTAGGTAGTTTAATAGCATAACATGTCAACCAGTTCGCAACTTAGTTAGCCTACCTATTGATATGAGATATCAAAACATGTCATTCTCTCATCTTAAGGCGATTGATGAGAGTGACAATAGAGTAGCAAGGATTAGTAGGAGGACACCCTTTTACAACCAACGACACGGCTAACATCGAATCgctttttatttatcttctatacctatatataaagatgatatAAAAAATTTTGGTGTAGACTTtaaacttttcataatatcaacaatatccttgaccttttttttaagtagcaaaatttttttattaacaaactcaccataa
Coding sequences within it:
- the LOC123896819 gene encoding coronatine-insensitive protein 1-like; protein product: MTEEDRSVKQNRVVDVVLDCVIPYIDDPKDRDAVSQVCRRWYELDSSTRKHVTIALCYTTTPWRLRRRFPHLESLKLKGKPRAAMFNLIPEDWGGHVTPWIKEISQYFDCLKNLHFRRMIVQDSDLKILAHTRGHVLQSLKLDKCSGFSTHGLGFIARFCRNLKVFLLEESTIVENDGEWLHELALNNTVLESLNFYLTDIVHVKVQDLELLAKNCPNLVSVKITDCEILDLVNFFRNATALEEFSGGTYNEESERYTAVSLPAKLCRLGLTYIGKNELPIAFTYAAALKKLDLLYALLDTEDHCMLIQKCPNLEVLETRNVIGDRGLTVLGNCCKKLKRLRIERGDDDQGMEDVDGSVSHRGLIALSQGCTELEYMAVYVSDITNASLEHIGTHLKNLCDFRLVLLDHEEKISDLPLDNGVRALLTGCDKLKRFALYLRRGGLTDVGLGYIGQYSQNVRWMLLGYVGQTDAGLLEFAKGCPNLQKLEMRGCSFFSEHALAVAATQLSSLRYLWVQGYGASPSGRDLLAMARPFWNIELIPSRCVAINNNINEPMVVVDHPAHILAYYSLAGQRSDFPDTVVPLNPGEYLQFHV